AAAGAGAAGATGTATTTACAGAGTTAACACTAACTTACTCTACATTATCTTCCAGACAAGAATAATTAAAGAATCACAGATGATGTGTAACGCTGTTGATGTGAAATATCACGGCAGTAGAGACGCTTGAATATAAATGAGCGTGGGAGCCGGAACACTCGGCAGTGAACAGCGTGAGAGAGGCCGTTGCCATGGTTACATGAGGATGATGTGGAGACTGACTGATGTCCATGCCGCTCACATCGTCTCTGGATATGTGCATCCAAAGAAACAGTGAACCCTTCTCGGAGGTTCCAGGAGGATTGTGTCTGGCATCGTCTCTGAGGTAAAATTGTTaccctgttaaaaaaaacaaatgcattcgTTGCACTGTCATGATGCCATCTTTACAATAGAGCAGATGAGAAGAGGAGAGGTGAAACAGGCCATCTGCTCTACTGCACTTCTCCTCAGACACATTCAGCAGATGGACAGCAGCTCATGGTCGCTGTAAACATGTACTTGACAGGAAATATGACATTTTCTCAAGTTCGGCGTGTTCTGCTAAAGTCTGGCTCGTAGGATTGCTTCACACATCAGACTCGATGCTGGAGAGTTTCTCGTACACGTGTCCATTGCTGCCGTTGAAGGGTCGAGGCGGACCGAGACTCAGCTTGCTGGTGTGGTGGTTTCCGGCACACAGCTCGGCAGGAAAGTGCGGGCCGGGAAAGTTCGACATGACTCCTGAAGCTGCCGACGCTGGCAGGAACGAGGTCACGCCCATGGGGCCGTGCGTGTTGCTCTGCTGATTGGTGACATAGTAAGACTTGGCACCATGCAGCAGACACTGGTCATCCCCGAACGTGGGAATGAAGGGGTTGTGATTGCTTCGGTCAGGATAAAGGGATTTGGATAAGGGTGCAGGCCCTTCCATCAGTCCCCTGTCTCTCAATTCCCTCTCACCCAGCGAGCGGCGTTGAGGCGCACCCTCTCCCGCTCTGAACAAACCGAATGGCGATCCTGCGCCCTTCGCCCTCTCCAGACCACCGTAGAACAGTGGGTCGAGGTCTGCGTCGCATTCCAGACCTCCCTGACTTTCGTATTCGTGTCCGAAGGAACTGGAGGCATCCATGCAGCGCTCCCGCTCCTTTAGGCTCACACTGCGAGGCCCAGGGGGCAGTGCCCCACCCATTCCTCCAGCCCCGCCGAAATTCAGAGGCGCAGCCGCTCCCACCACCCCTTCTCTCTGTAGGTCCACGAAGGTGTCGTAGGAATGCTGTCGCCGTAGCGGCCTTGCACCGAAAGCCCTGCGACGCTGTGCTGGCGTCTGCACTCTACTGCTCCCCAGCTGCTCCAGTAAGTGGCTACTGTCCTCGCTGATGTCGTAGAGGTTGCCCGATTTCTTGCAAGTATCACACCGCATACAAGTGGCTGAGCTGGGACGGCTGCTCCCCAGCCCTCCTCCACCGCCCGACTGGACACAGTTAGTGCCCCCGCCGATGAAGCTACCCCCGTGAAGGACGGTCTGCTTGCTGCCCGCGCTGGTGGCACGACAGCTACGACATTCCCAATCGCTGCCGTCCAGCTTCTTGGGTTTGTTCTTCAGGAAGTCATCCACAGACACCAGGCTAGTGCAGTTCTCTCCTAACCCAGTGGGACCATCTGTAAGATCCACATGCTCCCACTGTGGGATGCCTTCTTTGGGACGGAACTGATCCAGGTAGAAATCCCTCATGCTTTCTTTGTCCTGTAAGAGATATGAGGTTGAGTTGGTGCTACCTCCTCTCTTGCGTTCAGAAGGGGGTGAGGCAGAGCGTTGGCCgtggtggtgatgatggtggCCATGACGCTGGCGGCGGCGGTAGCCCAACTCGATCTCATCAAATTCACGGCGGGACTTTGCAGACGCCGGACGTTTCTTAAGACTGTCTCTGTATTGCTTTCGTTTCTTAGCGTTGCCCTCTAGATTGCCGTAGGTCACCGTATGCGTGGAAATGTCCGACATGTTTCCATCATCGGCACCGCCGCAGTACCTCTCGTGCCCTGGGATGTATCCCGAACTGGACGCCCCACCTTTGAAAGAGAACTTGCCATATAGGTCGGCCAGGCCCTGTTTCAAGCCCTGCCCAGTCGAAGGGGGCTGACTCTGCAGCAGGTCAAACTTGCTCATGTTTCTGTGCGTGAGTGCAGAGCGCGGGTGGCTGGAGAAGATGGGGACCACGCCTCCAGCTAAGCTATCACAGTCAAACATGCCTCCCTCCAAGGAAATGCTGGATCCTTGGCTTGGAGGACGGTTTGGGGCTGGTCCAGTCAGGCCCAGGGTCGAGCCGCCATGGTGGTGCAAGTAATGGTCTTGATACAAGTTACTGTCCTTCAGGTGCAGGTTGCCAAAGGTGCGCTCCACCTCGTTGATGTAGTCACTGAACATGTTTTCGTCGAGCAGGTACGGGGCTTTGCAGTCCGAGTGTCCGGCCAGACTGCGGCGATGCTCACTGATGTCGTACACAGAAGACTCTCTGCGGATGAAGTCCAGGGCGCTGTGCGGGGAGCCGTTGACTCCAGAGAGAGACGCCATGTTTTTGGCGGTGCGCAGTAGCCGCAGGATGTTCGAGTGCGTGTTGTTCATGGTGGCAGAGGGTGAATTCAACGCCGAACTCTTGTCTTCGATTTCAACTCCGTGAATGCAGCTATAAATCTCCTGAAAGAGGAAATGAGATGTTTCAGGACACCCGAGAACTTTTAGGAGCTCTCGTATGACGTTTTTGACATGTATGGTTATGTGACACACTCACCCTGCTGATACTAAAGGTGAGACCCGGTTTTCCAGAACACACACCCATGAAGCAGAAGCGTAGGTGCCAGAAGAAGACGTGTTCAGCGATGAACGTGATGAGTGACAGAGCCATTGCGGCTCCTAACATGTAGAAGACACCCGCCATGTTGTCCACATCCAGCTGACTGCTCATCACTTCATTCTTCTCATGGTGGCAGATCCCGGTGAGCCAGAGAGCCTCAAACTCCTCCATgtcacctgacacacacacacatgagaatgTGTCCTAATGATAGACTTTAATAGAATAATATAGTTCACATTTGTAAGTGACAGCTGTTAACATGAATGCaactgtaatgttttataaacaagcAACTAGGAGTGAAAATTTTACGATATGTGAACGCGAGTGGGACTGGATGTGGGTTCCTACCATCTCCAAACAGCTGAAGGATGGCGAGGTCCACCTGTCTCTTCCAGATGGATTCTTTTTGGATGGCGATGCCGTAGCCTGTGGACGCAAACACTTTCCCAGAGCCGATGGTGACCAGCTTACAGCCCTCGTCTCTTCCGGCCATGTAGTTCAACACTGCAGCGTCATAGATGAAGGCATCCAGCTTTCTGTGATTCAAAACGAAACGCATCTGAGCTTTAACGAAAGCTCACAGCAAACCTTTAACCCACTGAGAGAGCGAGGAAGCTTCTCTTGGGCTCGCACGCCCATCTCTCCTCACCAAGAACATCATGTTCAGTGCGAAGGCGTGTGCTCCGTGTGGCCGAAACAAAAAGCCCAGCTCCTCCCCCTCCCAAAGCCCCGCCCACATCTCTCTACATGACCGTAAGCCATCAGTTACactacataaatacattttgggttgaaatatCTGTGTCATATGCACAGCCGTGAATGAGCTCATTTGGTTTATACTTTTAGAAAGAACAACATCACTCAAGAAGTGTCTCAGATTATCTCACCCTGTTTTCAGACTGTACAGAGCCTCGTTCACGTTGCGCTGGTGATATTTGATCATGTACGAATGCATCTCTCTGTAGTTATTGCGGATGTTTCGTTCAGTGCTGCCGTTGGGAACGGTCCCAAAACGAAACGGAGGCGAGAAATCGTTGGGTCTCTGAAACTGAAGTGaagcacagacaaacacatcatctcATCAAAACAGCGGAGTAAAGTGACACCATTATAAATCATATGCATGGTATGCTTTCACTTTCCACTGTGTGTTACTTTCATGATGTTTGTGCCTTCTGGAGCTTCAACATGTTGAATAGCGTTCATTTAGAATGATTTGTTTCTTCAGCTGAAAAAATTAAGTCATACACATCTTAGATGATAGAGAATGATAAAACACCTTTTTATCGCTGAGGCCAGACACCTGGTCCACGTACTCCTCCTGAATCATAAACGCTGCCAGATTAGCTGTATAACTGGCCAGGAAGATGACAGCGAAGAAAGCCCAAACGCTGACCATGATCTTACTGGTGGTTCCTTTGGGGTTCTGCACTGGAACTGAATTATTGAAGACCAAACCCCAGAGTAACCAGATGGCCTTCCCGATAGTGAACGACGGCCCTCCGGGCTCTGAcaggacacaaacacaatgatCATCAACACACAGGACTCATCAGGACCAATCAAGAATATTTGAAGGTGACTTTCCCAGGAATGTTAATGTGCGACCTGTGATCTCCAGCTCCTCTTCTGTAAGACTTGCAGTAAAATATATGTCTACTGTATATATGCATCTCCATATTTATCTATATAGATACgaatgcttgtgtgtgtgtctgtatgttttgGATTTTCTCCTTTTCATATCACTTTTAtggttatatctttatttattccttGTGTTCAACGTATATttcttgatttgttttcttgttgtAAAGCAGCTTTGATATAATTCAAATAGTAAAAAGCACTGTAAGCTAACTAAGACCCAGACTGATTTTTCTGTCACATGACATTTACGCCTTTTTCCCTGGGATCAGACCACTGATctatatttatgatatttatcGCGCCGCCATGttggtttttaaatgaatagGGAGTTATCACACATTGATGATAAGACAGTAATTCACCAGTCTAAAGTCTTACAGAACATTCTTACCAAGCAAATATCTAAAGCATGTTAACGCTTAAGTTTTTAAAGGGGGGAATTTTCCTGTCTAATTAGATAAAGACTTGAGTTACGTTCATTATCATGACAGTAGCGCACAGACTCATGAGACCACTGACACACGTTCTTATTCTTAAGTGTAAATACAGATCAATACAGGCTGTTTATGTTCTCTAAGTCATGATGCTAATTCCTAAACACTCACCTTTTTAATTGCTATATGTCGCAATTCTGCccacaataaacataaacattggaAAAATCATCAGaagaaacaattaatttaatacaCATGTGAACTAAATGCGTATCGCGCCCCTAATAAGCTGTAAAGGGGTTATTTCAGAGGGTCATTGTGACTGTAAGTCAATGGCGCTCTCTGTCAGTTGGGTATACCAAGATGGCGGCACAAACGGTTCCGGTGACTTCACTTCCTGCCGTTGGTTCAGCGTTCTAGGCACgatccagtcatttatatagatgagtgatggaacccatgacctagtgccatgctctacctctgtgctacaggaaagctgcagGTCATAATGATGATATACTGATGTGTGTGGTTTGGgtttggttgtttgtttgatgATGAAGGGGAACAGAAAGTGGTCTGTGCTGAGATCACAACAGTACGTGCTGAAGatcacaaatgatttatttcatcagaCATCCTCAGATGGGTCCGGTCACCTCTGCCGTCGGCGAGACACATGTTGTATCCCACAGGACTAAAGTACTCGAAGAAGAAGACGGCGAAGGCGGACACCAGCAGCAGCATGACAAACATCATGATCCAGACGTCAGCGCTAAAGGGCtctacagagagagaaacacacgtGAGCATAgagacatcacacacacagagaaggACAGGACACGCGCTTACCAAGGAACGCTGAGGGTGATACCGTCCCGTTGCTACGGGAGACCATGACACTGATGCCCGTCTCTATGAAGGGCACGGAGAAATcgatgacctctgacctttccTCATTGATGGTCAGCGATCCCACAGCCATGTGAGCGTTCTTCATCACCACCTGAATACACTCAAGAAAGAaaagatgagagagagaaaacccACCAATGAGTTATCACatcatacaataaaacacagaaagtgtttttctgACTTAAAGTAAAGTTCTCTGAAGTAAACATGACATCAGACGTCATGAGAGGAAAGAACGAAAACTaatgtgtgaaatatagatgagagagaaacagaacaAAGGAAAGAGAGTTATCTCTCtatctatcactctctctctctctctctctctctatcactctttCTCGGATGTTAATTTTAGCTctaaacacctgaacttcacttCATGTGACTAAACCTGGACAGGACCTGTCATTTCTGTCTACAGATTCTTTTCAATatgaagaattaaaataatcaacaaaaaatgtcaaacgTGATGTCATGAAATACTGAAAGTAAGTTTGATGGGTTGATTTGAGGTTGAGATGTTTTTTGAAGTATTTATATCATCACCTCTCCGACCAACCCGTTCCAGGTGCCGTTGATCTTCTTGCCGTGCTTGCCGTTGGTGACCAGATAAAGGTCATAGGTGAACTTCACATGCTTGGCGATCTTCTTCAGAATATCAATACAGAAACCTTTACAACAACGCTTGATATAGACCGCAGCGACGCCTGTGTGAttactgacagacagagaaagagtttGATTTATTGTTGATGGTCAAGTGATGTTTGTGTGATATTGTGAGAGTGCAGAAAGGGTTCAAGGGTCATATAGAGTATAAAGTCATTCTGGCTCACACAGATTTGAGTTGTTTTCTACAGGGTACAGTGTTTCTCATGCAGGTCCCGCTGAGTGGATCCACGTCCTCTACGATGACAAACGGCGCCTCCTCAAGTGTGGCGATGGACAGATGATCATCATCTCTTCTTTCGGCACCGGAGTGAAGCTCGAACCTCGGCCACACGTGATACTTCATGGACAGAGAGCCGTTCTCCCACTTACccacctaaacacacacacagatcagatcagagtccacacaacacaacaacacacaacacaaacacaaaactcacTCGATCCCACTGACGCTCTTTATCCAGTAGTATGATCACCAGCTTGGGATGCATCTGATATCCGTCCTCACTGAACGACAGATTCCTCCCTTCAAACGTGACGTTCATCAGATACCTGTcatcagacacatcatcatcatcatcatcatcatcatcatcatcggtctgtctgtctgttccgCCCGTCTGTGTTTACTGATGTTGTCATCACCTCGTTGTCGAGGGTGTTTTTCTGGCATATGTAACATGTTGATATGGCAGCCACAACGACTGCGGCTTCCAAGCTCATCCTCtgtgttgccatggaaacatcatcatgagagagggagagcgagtGACCTCTGCGTACAACAAGCTGTTCTATTTTCCATCTttatctctctgtgtttctgaccTGAGCAACagtgtctcacacacacagatgtacagtgtgtgtgtgtgtactcaaaaatgttttattgaaaatgtaaaaaagcagaAACTTTTGAATGATTCTAAGTGTCAGGGGATAGAATATACAGATTGTGCACTATAAAATGCATTACGTCTAAGGAATGTCCTCGTAAACCACCAATAccaacgtgtgtgtgtgatgtgtgtaggtgtgtgtgtgtgtgtgtgttacctaaGCACTTCATTGGTGTTGCCTGTGATTGGACTCTTCTTGTCAGGTGACCCGTGACACCCAGATTTCAGCAGTGTGTGTGGACCTCTGTCCAGCATCATGGAGGACGTTGCTGAAGCAATGACTGCTATGCCGTCTCTCACTCGTGCCTCCAGCCCATAATCCCACTCATCATAAGACACTGAGATCATAcctgcacaacacaacacacattccAGTGAACAATCAGACTGTACGTGTTGAATGTGTGAGGTCTATACTGTCCTACAAAGGCAAAGTGCAGTAACTACGCAAACACTGAAACTGGGAAAAATGCCTTTAAGGTTTTAACACCAGCCAGTCCAACGTGTTGTGGGTAGATTAATGGTAATGCACTTATGTAATGCCTTATTAGGAAGAAATGTTGTATAGATAAAAACCATGACCACTGACGTGACCTTTGACCACCAAAATGCAGATACTGCACACTGCCTTTGGATGACCCTGCACAACTAAAACACTATTGCAAAAGCAAAGTGCAGTATCTGCAAAGTAAATGTGTTCATCCAGCTTTCTTCTTGTGTTTCTCACTAcatgttaattgtttttaataacgTTAATCATTTTGTTGATGTTTGCTCGTTGGGAATGTTAAAACTCCTCGAAAGTAAGTTTGAAGATTAAGAGTAATTTTATCACAATGCTCCTTTAAGCACAAAGTTTCTCATTCTGATTCATAACTTTCTATGAAATCCCCAAAACTAATTGGCAAGATGTACTCTGACAGTTGAAAAgcagattattattattgaacaaATATGACAGGAAATTTATTAAAGTGAGGAGGCACAGCTGTTGTTAGCTAATTGCGCATAACAATAACTTTACCAGAGAAAGCAAAGTTTTGAGGGAGAAACCATTGTAAGTACAATTGGATGATCTGTCTGAAAGAAtcaacaaacatcaacacaaTTATAAATCACATTATCAGAGTGTCAGAGTGGAAATTTGCTTCAATGTAGAAAGTAGGCTAATGTCTGCTTATTTGCTAGCGGCTTGCTAATTAATGTTACTTTTGTATAAAGCTGTAATTTGCCTCGCTAGGAGCATATTTTGCGATCTTCCTAACACCTCTTTAGATATTTGCATTTTAACGCGAGTTCAACCATCATTTAACGCGGGATTGTGCCATGGTAGGCTAGCTGGTTGGCTTGTAGGTTCTGTGAGAGCGTTACGGCTACCAAGGCAGAGCACAGTATCTGTGGTGTCACAGCCgggaaaacaaaatcagaatGCAGAAACTTCCCCAAGGTTTGCCTTGTTAATAGCTTGGATTTTGTAGTTACTGAAATTTTAAATCTCTCGTTTCTCAGAAACGGCATAAGATTGAACCAGGAGACTTTGTCACAAGACAGGGCAAAGCCAGTTGTAGGCCTAAACtcaattttgaccaaatgtgTAGTTACTGCACTTTGACTTTGGACGGCAGTATAGTGGAGTGCAGATGGATGTTACAGAATCTCAGCAAGCGCTCAGACTCaaactaatcaaatatttcacgTTCAAAACATGATGGTTTGTGATGTCACCTGTGGGGAACTCAGGTGGGATATGATCAGCGTCACCAGCCACCAGAGAGGGTACGATCCATGTGTATCCGTAACCCGTGAGTCCGACAGAATGTGCCACCTCAAAGATGATGTTAGCTTCTTCTTTGGTGGAGTAGAGCAGAATGACGGGACTCTGAAGCTTCTTCAGCTGATTCTGAATCTTTGCATCTCCATCGTCTACAGACATATCCAACAGCAGGACCTCCTCCAGCTCCCAACCCACAAAACTGTTCTCGATGGTACTGCGGAtctaaacatgcacacacacacaaacacacgtgtgtAACATCAGCATGaggaacacacacgcacacacacacacactcactcagtGTTAGAGGACTTGTGTGTGTAATTGCTCAAACACATATCACTGTCTGTCTAGCATGTGTGTTCCTTCGTTACCTTGGTTACAAAGTCCTGGTATCCAGGGTAATAGGTGGTAACTATGGAGAAGATGTACCAGTCATATTCCTCCATGATGTTGAGCATGACAGACGCTTGCTGCTCGATGGACGGACCGAACTGAAAGAACATGGAGTTGTCATCCTGCACACAAGAACACAGCACTGTTACATCAGCACAatacagttgtgtgtgtgtgtgtgtgtgtacgcctGGACAGAACtttacacactctctctcattcaTGTGATTGATGCTAATAGAGTTGACCTCGTGTTTAATGTCATCTTGGTCTCATTGTAATGACGCAAACACACATCAGTTCACTTACATTCATAATGATTGACATTCTGATCCACTCTTAAAACATCCTTCTAACAGATGACACCAACACAgaacagacacacgcacacacagctcTTCCGCTGTCACACTGTGGCTACACACTGATTCAGCAGCTGTGCTTctctgacatcacacacacacacaagatatatatattcatgAGTGAATAAAAGGTAAAGGtgtagaaagagaaaaaatataagAATCATTTTATTCTATCAAACCCTAACATTACAACATCATATATGAATTCTCATGTATCATGAACTggactctcacacacacacacagctggcATTGTCCTGTATTGAAGACAATAGTCTTTTGAGAGCATCATAACACTGGTTAAAATGACTGTAGGAAGGAAGGAAGGCGGAAGGTGGGAAGAGAGCCGTGAGgtggggccggtggcgtgagtgatggTGGGAAACAGCCGTGcacacaccggtcccgcatatctcacggaggagatcgggagcagaAAAGGACAAGCAACAGGACTACGGACgggagaggaccgggcccagacgtatgttttaagtttgtatttatgttcttgtggcttttacttcagtgtttttattttgattatactttgtttgaatgttcgacggttcccgcctccttccttccctactgtGAACTTTGCTATAATGACAAAGGAGCTGTTTATAGCATCAGATCAAGGTAACATCTGTCTCCTAGtcctgctagacctcagtgctgagACTGTACAGCAGAACATACTTCTACATCTCTTACACGATTATAGAGGTGTTCAGGGACGGGCACTACAAGGGTTCAGAGCCcttattcacaaaacatcttaAGGCTGATAGAAGCTCCTGACTTGCTGATTTAGGAGAAACTCTTCACAATAATGGGCCTGTCTGTGCTAATTTTAGGACTCCTAAATGTTTGTGCTAAGAGTATTTCACAAAGCGTTTTAGCGCTTAAACTTGATCCTATACCTGTGGGACGTATAAATGAAGAGGACTCTAGAGTCTCTAAGACCAACTCACAACAACCTCAAATAACTGTAACGCAGGTAACCTTGAAACATAAACATGTGAGAAAGATCTCATGACAATGAACCATAAAGACTACTTATATCATGTGAACTTTATGACtttataaacactttaaattaacataaacatattaGTTATGCTTAACATatagtttatttagtttatacttttttaaataaataataaaagttttgttatgtgtttatcGTATTTGTTGGCTTAATATGTTATTgttacttaataaaaaacaataaaaagcaaacggtttgattgatattaaaatgaatgcacaataaaaactttgaagttatctgtttttgtaaatagaCTGTTCACTTGTTGAATAAGTAACTTAGTCTCTAAGATCttaaaactcaggacttttgatgacacctagaataactaaatccaccagctcaagctttctcatacgtagcacctaaactctggaatagccttcctaatactattcgagggtcagacacactctcctaatttaaatctagattaaagacacatcttctCATCCAAGCTTTCACTTGATGCATAATAtgctaaattaattaatttattgatgAACAGCAGCtgcgctaattattctctttatgcCCCTCCCGAGGTAAAGAGAGATCACACCAGCTCCAGAACATCCCGTGCCATCCTCCAGCGAGAGCCTgcggactgactgaccatctCAGCTCTAGCTCAGACAAATCCATCCCCACCCAAGAGACAAGaaggactacttgtcacattattgataaatttacatcacatgacagcagtttgaagtaatagctgcactcagttacatcataccatttatatttgttgtctGAAATCCATtaccaaataaaaccaaatgagacctaaacagtttcaacaacTGAAATATCCTAAATCACGATTTATAATCTCTCTCTATTCTTCATAAACATTTCCTAAGTAACTTTTAATCACAGTCAGTGAGTGCAGCTGTGATGTGTCAGATTAGATCTGGTCCTCCCGACTGAGTCTGGTTTCTCGTGAGGTTTAATTTCTCTATTTATGTATCATTGGAGTTTGTGTTCCTCACCACAGGGCTGAGTTGGCATGTTCTCCAGGAGACTGCTGACATTAGATAtaatttactagaatgatcttgcttgctCTATAAACACCATACACCGTGATGAgttgtgtctctgtgtttttctgtttttatgattttctcCTGTCTTTAGAACAGCGCTATGTTAGTAAATCACTGCTCATTTTGGAAGTTTTTTACACAGCCGTCCAATCACAATGGCGAAGAGGCGAGACCAACACTGCATTGAACAACCATCACACGCAACAATGcagaagaaaacatttactCCATTGTCATATTCagttacattcttcaaaataagataCTTGTAAGAAGCAGACTAACTGCTCTAAGCCATGTGATAAGCgtgataatgtacaagcagccggctgttatagCCAAATAAGCCCCTCCAGTGTGATCAGAACGCGACAGGAAGCACGaagcttgtacattatcccgcttattaaaTGGTCTTCTTCTGTGAGGACAAGCCGTTTACTTTCAGtattaaagtaagaaacgaccTTCAAACGCCATGAACaagcaatttggtttaatcatgtgtaaatgtaatgtcatatatgttattaaaaggtatatttataatgaatgtTTCTGTAATAGTAAATTGTCCCTCTCGAAAAGATTTGCAGCATGCGGGTTGAAGGGTGTTactagttttgagcggttgttatttgaaaataacaacccatGGAATgtcgcaactggccaatcagaatcaagcgtTCAAATGAGCAGTGTAATAAGATATTGTAAATCACAACAACCAACACATCTCTGGAATAACAAGCAGTGCCTCCAAAGCGCCCCCAGCTGGtcgttttcagaagagcaccaggtATTATTATTTCAGCTGGA
This region of Triplophysa dalaica isolate WHDGS20190420 chromosome 7, ASM1584641v1, whole genome shotgun sequence genomic DNA includes:
- the LOC130426438 gene encoding glutamate receptor ionotropic, NMDA 2B-like: MSLCVYRGSAPPSQEMRAQLHPQAPPFRRRPCPQSYRLFLACLLLLLLPLACQSRGVRGGVAHYIPSSVAQYPPLPKLLQGLSIAVVLVGNSSEVVLAGARDKDDFTHMPLAPNVELLTMNETDPKSIIKSICDLMTGHWLQGVVFGDDTDQEAIAQILDFISAQTHIPILGVKGGSSMIMAAKDDNSMFFQFGPSIEQQASVMLNIMEEYDWYIFSIVTTYYPGYQDFVTKIRSTIENSFVGWELEEVLLLDMSVDDGDAKIQNQLKKLQSPVILLYSTKEEANIIFEVAHSVGLTGYGYTWIVPSLVAGDADHIPPEFPTGMISVSYDEWDYGLEARVRDGIAVIASATSSMMLDRGPHTLLKSGCHGSPDKKSPITGNTNEVLRYLMNVTFEGRNLSFSEDGYQMHPKLVIILLDKERQWDRVGKWENGSLSMKYHVWPRFELHSGAERRDDDHLSIATLEEAPFVIVEDVDPLSGTCMRNTVPCRKQLKSVNHTGVAAVYIKRCCKGFCIDILKKIAKHVKFTYDLYLVTNGKHGKKINGTWNGLVGEVVMKNAHMAVGSLTINEERSEVIDFSVPFIETGISVMVSRSNGTVSPSAFLEPFSADVWIMMFVMLLLVSAFAVFFFEYFSPVGYNMCLADGREPGGPSFTIGKAIWLLWGLVFNNSVPVQNPKGTTSKIMVSVWAFFAVIFLASYTANLAAFMIQEEYVDQVSGLSDKKFQRPNDFSPPFRFGTVPNGSTERNIRNNYREMHSYMIKYHQRNVNEALYSLKTGKLDAFIYDAAVLNYMAGRDEGCKLVTIGSGKVFASTGYGIAIQKESIWKRQVDLAILQLFGDGDMEEFEALWLTGICHHEKNEVMSSQLDVDNMAGVFYMLGAAMALSLITFIAEHVFFWHLRFCFMGVCSGKPGLTFSISREIYSCIHGVEIEDKSSALNSPSATMNNTHSNILRLLRTAKNMASLSGVNGSPHSALDFIRRESSVYDISEHRRSLAGHSDCKAPYLLDENMFSDYINEVERTFGNLHLKDSNLYQDHYLHHHGGSTLGLTGPAPNRPPSQGSSISLEGGMFDCDSLAGGVVPIFSSHPRSALTHRNMSKFDLLQSQPPSTGQGLKQGLADLYGKFSFKGGASSSGYIPGHERYCGGADDGNMSDISTHTVTYGNLEGNAKKRKQYRDSLKKRPASAKSRREFDEIELGYRRRQRHGHHHHHHGQRSASPPSERKRGGSTNSTSYLLQDKESMRDFYLDQFRPKEGIPQWEHVDLTDGPTGLGENCTSLVSVDDFLKNKPKKLDGSDWECRSCRATSAGSKQTVLHGGSFIGGGTNCVQSGGGGGLGSSRPSSATCMRCDTCKKSGNLYDISEDSSHLLEQLGSSRVQTPAQRRRAFGARPLRRQHSYDTFVDLQREGVVGAAAPLNFGGAGGMGGALPPGPRSVSLKERERCMDASSSFGHEYESQGGLECDADLDPLFYGGLERAKGAGSPFGLFRAGEGAPQRRSLGERELRDRGLMEGPAPLSKSLYPDRSNHNPFIPTFGDDQCLLHGAKSYYVTNQQSNTHGPMGVTSFLPASAASGVMSNFPGPHFPAELCAGNHHTSKLSLGPPRPFNGSNGHVYEKLSSIESDV